From a single Loxodonta africana isolate mLoxAfr1 chromosome 9, mLoxAfr1.hap2, whole genome shotgun sequence genomic region:
- the FAM163B gene encoding protein FAM163B codes for MTAGTVVITGGILATVILLCIIAVLCYCRLQYYCCKKDESEEGEEEPDFAVHSHLPPLHSNCNLVLTNGPALYPTASTSFSHKSPQARTLCRSCSYYEPPTFFLQGPEDEEVCNGGERVAYKSLSQEDVELPPATFGGLQALNPNRLSAMREAFSRSRSISTDV; via the exons ATGACAGCCGGGACCGTGGTCATCACTGGGGGCATCTTGGCAACAGTGATCCTGCTCTGTATCATTGCCGTGCTGTGCTACTGCCGGCTCCAG TATTACTGCTGCAAGAAGGACGAGTCTGAGGAGGGCGAGGAGGAGCCTGACTTCGCTGTGCACTCGCACCTGCCGCCCCTGCACTCCAACTGCAACCTGGTGCTGACCAACGGGCCGGCCCTCTACCCCACCGCCTCCACCTCCTTCAGCCACAAGTCCCCGCAGGCCCGCACCCTCTGCCGCAGCTGCTCCTACTACGAGCCGCCCACCTTCTTCCTGCAGGGCCCCGAGGACGAGGAGGTCTGCAACGGGGGCGAGCGTGTGGCCTACAAGAGCCTCAGCCAGGAGGACGTGGAGTTGCCGCCTGCCACCTTCGGGGGCCTGCAGGCCCTCAACCCCAACCGCCTCTCAGCCATGCGGGAGGCCTTCTCCCGAAGCCGTAGCATCAGCACTGACGTCTGA